One genomic segment of Paenibacillus xylanexedens includes these proteins:
- the spoIIAA gene encoding anti-sigma F factor antagonist codes for MNLHVEMEHHRGILIVRLSGELDHHTADMVRMQMDEAIQRRQSEHLVLSLKDLQFMDSSGLGVILGRYKLIKNKGGKMVVCDVNSPVYRLLEMSGLFKIMPIYENEGTALSGLEVVS; via the coding sequence GTGAACTTGCATGTGGAAATGGAACACCATCGCGGGATTCTGATTGTACGATTATCCGGGGAGCTGGATCACCATACAGCTGACATGGTACGGATGCAAATGGATGAAGCCATCCAGCGGAGACAAAGCGAGCATCTCGTACTCAGCCTGAAAGATCTGCAATTTATGGACAGTTCAGGTCTGGGTGTCATTTTGGGAAGATACAAGCTCATTAAGAATAAAGGTGGCAAGATGGTGGTCTGTGACGTCAATTCGCCAGTGTACCGTTTGCTGGAAATGTCGGGGCTGTTTAAGATTATGCCGATATACGAAAATGAGGGAACTGCTCTCTCAGGTCTGGAGGTCGTCTCATGA
- the lysA gene encoding diaminopimelate decarboxylase — translation MYLHGTSKINAQGHLEIGGVDATDLKEQFGTPLYVVDEQLVRERCREYMEAFRASGLGFQVAYASKAFCVMAMCALAAEEGLSLDVVSDGELFTALQAGFPAERIHFHGNNKTLEEIEMALDAEIGCFVVDNFNELHLLQAVAADKNRKVNILLRVTPGVEAHTHEYISTGQTDSKFGFDIGNGTAFEAIELASKQSNLVLLGVHSHIGSQIFEVEGFQMAVQRVAEFAASVYERLHVAFKVVNLGGGFGIRYIDGDTPLEVAQYVKAITDAVKNHFAQIGYAVPEIWVEPGRSIVGEAGTTLYTVGTSKDIPGVRKYVAVDGGMTDNPRPALYESKYEAVLANRANEAAQETVSVAGKCCESGDMLIWDLDLPKVESGDLLAVACTGAYNYSMASNYNRIRRPAVVFVKDGQGDVVVRRETYQDIIQNDLVPARIGKQPVTR, via the coding sequence ATGTATTTACATGGTACAAGTAAAATAAATGCGCAAGGACATCTGGAGATTGGCGGAGTTGATGCAACAGATCTGAAAGAACAATTTGGAACTCCCCTGTACGTTGTGGACGAGCAATTGGTTCGCGAGCGTTGCAGAGAGTACATGGAAGCATTCCGTGCTTCCGGACTGGGCTTCCAGGTTGCTTACGCAAGTAAAGCATTCTGTGTAATGGCGATGTGTGCCCTTGCAGCAGAAGAAGGACTTTCCCTGGATGTCGTATCTGATGGTGAACTGTTTACTGCACTGCAAGCAGGATTCCCGGCTGAGCGCATTCACTTCCACGGTAACAACAAAACGCTGGAAGAGATCGAAATGGCTCTTGATGCAGAGATCGGATGCTTTGTTGTTGATAACTTCAATGAATTGCATCTGTTGCAGGCTGTAGCAGCGGACAAAAATCGTAAAGTAAACATTTTGCTTCGTGTGACGCCTGGTGTTGAGGCACATACGCATGAATATATTTCCACAGGTCAGACGGATTCCAAATTTGGATTCGATATCGGTAATGGTACAGCATTTGAAGCGATTGAACTGGCTTCCAAGCAGTCTAACCTGGTATTGCTCGGTGTGCATTCCCACATCGGTTCCCAGATCTTCGAAGTTGAAGGCTTCCAGATGGCTGTTCAACGTGTTGCTGAATTTGCAGCAAGTGTATATGAGCGTCTTCATGTTGCTTTCAAAGTGGTTAACCTTGGTGGTGGATTCGGAATCCGTTATATCGATGGAGATACGCCGCTTGAAGTTGCGCAATATGTGAAGGCTATTACAGATGCCGTTAAAAATCATTTTGCTCAAATCGGCTATGCCGTACCTGAGATCTGGGTTGAGCCAGGCCGCAGCATTGTGGGTGAAGCGGGAACAACGCTGTATACTGTTGGAACAAGCAAAGACATCCCAGGCGTGCGTAAATACGTTGCCGTTGATGGTGGTATGACCGATAACCCACGTCCTGCTTTGTATGAATCCAAGTACGAAGCTGTGCTTGCCAACCGTGCAAATGAGGCTGCTCAGGAAACAGTATCCGTTGCGGGTAAATGCTGCGAGAGTGGCGATATGTTGATCTGGGATCTTGACTTGCCAAAAGTGGAAAGTGGCGATCTGCTCGCTGTAGCTTGTACAGGTGCATATAACTATTCCATGGCGAGCAACTACAACCGTATTCGTCGTCCGGCTGTTGTGTTTGTCAAAGATGGTCAAGGAGATGTCGTAGTACGCCGTGAGACGTATCAAGATATCATCCAGAATGACCTGGTACCTGCGCGCATTGGAAAACAGCCAGTTACTCGCTAA
- a CDS encoding purine-nucleoside phosphorylase translates to MTALNQQMISEAASYIQSKSSIKPEVGLILGSGLGVLAELIEDGVSIAYQDIPHFPVSTVEGHEGELLVGTIKGRPVVMMKGRFHMYEGYGPELTAFPVRVMKELGVSSLLVTNAAGGVNTSYEAGDLMLISDHLNLTGKNPLIGPNDAALGVRFPDLSEAYSRRLRALAKDTAASQGFNVREGVYAGMLGPNYETPAEIRMLRTLGADAVGMSTVSEVIVARHAGLEVLGISCISNMAAGILDQPLSHDEVMETTERVRESFLALVVAVIPQM, encoded by the coding sequence ATGACAGCATTAAACCAACAAATGATTTCGGAAGCAGCATCTTATATTCAAAGCAAAAGCTCCATCAAGCCGGAAGTCGGTTTGATTTTGGGTTCAGGTCTTGGCGTACTGGCAGAACTGATTGAAGATGGCGTAAGTATTGCTTATCAGGATATTCCGCATTTTCCAGTGTCCACAGTAGAAGGACATGAAGGTGAACTATTGGTCGGAACCATTAAAGGTCGTCCAGTCGTGATGATGAAAGGCCGTTTCCACATGTACGAAGGATATGGTCCGGAATTGACAGCTTTCCCGGTACGGGTTATGAAAGAACTGGGTGTAAGCAGCCTCCTTGTAACCAATGCTGCAGGCGGCGTGAATACGTCGTATGAAGCTGGAGACTTGATGCTGATCTCGGATCACTTGAATCTCACAGGCAAAAATCCACTGATCGGACCAAATGACGCTGCACTGGGCGTGCGTTTCCCCGATCTGTCCGAAGCATATAGCCGCCGTTTGCGTGCGCTGGCGAAGGATACGGCTGCATCACAAGGTTTTAACGTACGTGAAGGGGTATACGCAGGTATGCTCGGTCCGAACTATGAGACACCGGCAGAGATCAGAATGCTGCGTACACTGGGCGCAGACGCAGTGGGCATGTCTACTGTATCTGAAGTGATTGTGGCACGCCACGCGGGCCTGGAAGTACTCGGTATTTCCTGTATCAGCAACATGGCTGCCGGAATTCTGGACCAGCCACTGTCACATGATGAGGTTATGGAGACGACGGAACGTGTGCGTGAGTCGTTCCTGGCGCTGGTAGTGGCAGTTATTCCACAAATGTAA
- the spoIIAB gene encoding anti-sigma F factor, whose protein sequence is MNEGTGTNFMNLQFAAKSENESFARVTVAAFISQLDPTMDELSDLKTVISEAVTNSIIHGYNNNFEGVVSIQAEIREDMITIIVEDRGEGIEDLELAKQPLYTSKPELERSGMGFTIMENFMDEFEVSSEPGRGTSIKMKKRIESKKALYN, encoded by the coding sequence ATGAATGAAGGAACAGGGACAAATTTCATGAATCTGCAATTCGCGGCCAAGTCAGAGAATGAGTCGTTTGCACGGGTAACCGTTGCTGCATTTATCTCCCAGCTTGATCCAACGATGGACGAGCTCAGTGACCTGAAGACGGTCATTTCGGAAGCCGTGACCAACAGTATCATCCACGGATACAACAACAACTTCGAGGGTGTGGTGTCCATCCAGGCGGAGATTCGGGAAGACATGATCACTATCATCGTGGAAGACCGCGGTGAAGGAATCGAAGATCTTGAACTGGCCAAGCAGCCGCTATATACGTCCAAACCCGAACTTGAGCGGTCGGGCATGGGCTTCACCATTATGGAAAACTTTATGGATGAATTCGAAGTCAGCAGTGAGCCCGGCAGAGGCACCTCCATCAAGATGAAAAAAAGGATTGAATCCAAGAAAGCATTGTATAATTAG
- a CDS encoding stage V sporulation protein AA, translating into MSQTPTPMVYIRLRSRIRIQRGRAVKLGDIAHVLTSSEDQEGRLLELELLSPGPEDGNLILIDILQIIPQIRHILPEVSVELIGSGHTLVEVIAGNGQPSKSLFILVWLLLFFGSALTIMNFHADVNMQEVQIRIVEMLTGHRDEHPYLFQVAYSIGIGFGMAVFFNHLFKKKWNEEPTPLEVEMFLYQQNVDKYVVIEESERMHEQERREMNADERS; encoded by the coding sequence ATGTCCCAGACACCCACTCCAATGGTCTATATTCGTCTGCGCAGCCGTATTCGCATCCAGAGGGGCAGAGCAGTCAAGCTTGGAGACATTGCACATGTACTGACCTCTTCAGAAGACCAAGAGGGCAGGCTATTGGAGCTTGAACTGCTAAGCCCTGGACCAGAGGATGGCAATCTGATCCTCATTGATATATTGCAGATTATTCCCCAAATTCGGCACATCTTGCCGGAGGTAAGTGTGGAACTGATAGGATCAGGCCATACGTTGGTTGAAGTCATTGCGGGAAATGGTCAACCTTCCAAGTCTCTGTTCATATTGGTTTGGCTGCTGCTGTTCTTCGGATCGGCCTTAACCATTATGAATTTTCATGCCGATGTGAACATGCAGGAAGTACAGATTCGTATTGTGGAGATGCTTACTGGGCATCGGGACGAACATCCCTATCTGTTCCAAGTGGCGTATTCCATTGGCATTGGATTCGGAATGGCAGTATTTTTTAATCATTTGTTCAAGAAAAAGTGGAATGAGGAACCTACCCCGCTGGAAGTAGAGATGTTCCTATACCAGCAAAATGTAGATAAATATGTGGTGATTGAAGAAAGTGAACGGATGCACGAGCAGGAACGCAGGGAGATGAATGCGGATGAGCGTTCTTAA
- a CDS encoding spore germination protein, which produces MDERTEHTGQENSEGITEEMLHKSAYEIQKEEEEKAYNKKKQNEMSDSIEESVQYWQENDDISPRMSENRYTLQQVLGLGESFDVNMREMVLGGKHVGLLMITGFAKDEILLEVLKRLTYLTPDDVSGHALKSYFECYIPHIQVEKVEKMSAVINKVLTGMSAMFVEGDRSVLIMDTRSYPVRSPEEPSLERVVRGSRDGFTETLLTNVTLVRRRIRDPGLKFEIMQVGRRTQTDVCVVYIDDIVDKVQVDSVREKIQRVDIDGIPAADKQLEEAIINKGWNPFPLVRYSERPDVTASHLLEGRVVIFVDTSPSVMILPTTFFDLCEHAEENRQTALMGTYLRWVRFAGILISLFLLPLWLLMVIDPSIKPMGLDFIGPQENVKLPLILQFLLIELGVDLLRMAAVHTPTPLASAMGLIAAILVGDIAVKTGYFVNEVVLYMAIAAIGMFATPSYELGLANRLVRLVLLIAVAIFKVPGLVVGCTLLILALTVHRSYNSSYLWPFIPFNAKALGNFLFRLPLLENKKRPSFNKTRDNTKMSDDPDGELRKSKKHK; this is translated from the coding sequence ATGGATGAACGAACGGAGCACACAGGCCAGGAAAATAGTGAAGGTATAACGGAAGAGATGTTACACAAGTCTGCTTATGAGATTCAGAAGGAAGAAGAGGAGAAGGCGTACAATAAGAAAAAACAAAATGAGATGTCCGACAGCATTGAGGAATCCGTACAATATTGGCAGGAAAACGATGATATCTCCCCACGCATGAGTGAGAATAGATATACACTACAACAGGTACTGGGGCTTGGAGAATCGTTCGACGTGAATATGAGGGAAATGGTTCTGGGTGGCAAGCATGTTGGATTGCTGATGATCACGGGCTTCGCCAAGGATGAGATTTTGCTTGAAGTGTTGAAAAGACTGACCTATCTCACGCCGGATGACGTATCCGGACACGCGCTCAAATCCTATTTCGAATGTTATATTCCCCATATTCAGGTGGAAAAAGTCGAGAAGATGAGTGCGGTCATCAACAAGGTTCTTACCGGGATGAGTGCAATGTTCGTTGAAGGGGACCGCTCGGTCTTAATTATGGATACCCGGAGTTATCCGGTTCGTTCACCGGAAGAACCTTCATTGGAAAGGGTAGTTCGGGGTTCGAGAGACGGCTTTACCGAAACGCTCCTAACCAATGTAACCTTGGTCCGTCGCAGAATACGCGACCCTGGGCTGAAGTTTGAGATCATGCAGGTGGGGCGGAGAACCCAAACGGATGTCTGCGTGGTGTACATTGATGATATTGTGGATAAAGTGCAGGTGGATTCGGTCCGTGAAAAAATTCAGCGAGTGGATATCGATGGTATTCCCGCAGCCGACAAGCAGTTGGAGGAAGCGATTATCAACAAGGGTTGGAATCCGTTCCCACTCGTTCGATACTCCGAACGACCGGATGTTACAGCTTCTCATTTGCTGGAAGGGCGAGTTGTCATTTTCGTAGACACTTCCCCGAGTGTGATGATTCTGCCTACGACCTTCTTCGACCTGTGTGAACATGCGGAGGAGAACAGACAGACCGCCTTGATGGGAACGTATTTACGATGGGTACGTTTTGCAGGGATTCTCATATCGTTGTTTTTGCTACCACTATGGCTTCTGATGGTTATTGACCCTTCGATTAAACCGATGGGACTTGATTTCATTGGTCCGCAGGAAAATGTAAAGTTACCGCTGATTCTACAGTTTCTACTGATCGAACTGGGCGTCGATTTATTACGGATGGCAGCGGTTCATACGCCTACACCTCTGGCATCAGCTATGGGCTTAATCGCGGCCATTCTAGTCGGGGATATCGCGGTGAAAACAGGATACTTTGTCAATGAGGTTGTGCTCTATATGGCCATCGCAGCCATCGGTATGTTTGCCACGCCGAGTTACGAGTTGGGTCTCGCCAATAGGCTGGTGAGGCTGGTTCTGTTAATCGCTGTTGCGATATTCAAGGTTCCGGGATTGGTAGTAGGCTGTACATTGCTCATATTGGCACTCACCGTTCACCGGTCGTACAATTCTTCGTATCTCTGGCCTTTTATACCGTTTAATGCAAAGGCCTTGGGCAACTTTTTATTCCGGCTTCCGCTGCTGGAAAATAAAAAACGTCCATCATTCAATAAAACCCGTGACAACACCAAAATGTCCGATGATCCGGACGGGGAACTGCGAAAAAGTAAAAAACACAAATGA
- a CDS encoding AraC family transcriptional regulator, translated as MTQHHTDTLSIACYETTIVQNVHGHIPLHWHDELQFVAVLQGTALFHINDQKMILSKGDGVFINSGIMHMAEDHSVSENCIYLCLNLSPHVIMPSDLYIKYVHPYVTATNLPFLYIERANAWGEQILDAIARIRKELVHQVSFYEVNIASAVLNMWKLLIMNGYSLEHDLSEMSRNNRMKDMLQWIHLNYADPIKLEDIAKSGQLSRSETCRYFKQILKTTPMQYVIEYRIQRSIELLQLSERSITEIAYEVGFNSTSYYINQFRKTMNSTPLRFRRELNKREKEYNC; from the coding sequence ATGACGCAACACCATACTGATACCTTATCTATAGCCTGTTATGAGACAACCATTGTCCAAAATGTTCACGGCCATATTCCTCTCCACTGGCATGATGAATTGCAGTTTGTTGCCGTTCTTCAGGGTACGGCGTTGTTTCATATCAACGATCAAAAGATGATTTTGTCCAAAGGTGACGGGGTTTTTATCAACAGTGGAATAATGCATATGGCCGAAGATCACAGTGTGAGCGAGAACTGCATTTATTTATGTCTGAATTTGTCCCCACACGTTATCATGCCTTCGGATTTGTATATAAAGTACGTACATCCATATGTAACAGCAACTAATTTGCCTTTTCTGTATATCGAAAGAGCTAACGCTTGGGGGGAACAGATTCTGGATGCTATTGCACGGATTAGAAAGGAGTTGGTGCACCAAGTTTCTTTTTACGAAGTGAATATTGCTTCGGCGGTGCTTAATATGTGGAAACTGCTGATTATGAACGGATATTCCCTGGAACATGATCTATCAGAGATGAGCAGAAACAATCGAATGAAAGACATGTTGCAATGGATTCATCTCAACTATGCCGATCCAATTAAGCTTGAAGATATTGCAAAGTCCGGACAGTTAAGCCGATCAGAGACATGCCGTTATTTCAAGCAAATCCTGAAAACTACACCCATGCAATATGTGATAGAGTACCGCATCCAAAGAAGCATTGAACTATTGCAACTCTCCGAGCGTAGCATCACCGAAATTGCCTATGAGGTTGGTTTTAACAGCACGAGTTATTACATTAACCAATTCCGCAAAACAATGAATTCAACCCCTTTACGATTTAGAAGGGAATTGAACAAAAGAGAAAAAGAATATAATTGTTGA
- a CDS encoding stage V sporulation protein AB codes for MRMSVLNGAISIVLGIAGGIAVGSGVIALILVLDMIPRLAQLTQSYDKTHWYEGALIGGSLLGTVADFWHWKMHGVLLLSPIVGLFCGVFIGLLAAALTEVLNVLPVLAKRLGMKPYLFGLLLAMILGKMTGSLFDFFIYQR; via the coding sequence ATGCGGATGAGCGTTCTTAATGGAGCAATCAGCATTGTATTGGGTATTGCAGGGGGAATTGCCGTAGGGAGCGGCGTAATTGCGCTCATTCTGGTGCTCGATATGATTCCCAGGTTGGCTCAACTTACGCAATCGTATGACAAGACTCACTGGTACGAAGGGGCGCTAATAGGTGGTTCACTGCTCGGGACGGTGGCGGACTTCTGGCACTGGAAAATGCATGGGGTGCTGTTGCTCAGCCCGATTGTTGGTTTGTTCTGTGGCGTGTTCATCGGTCTGCTGGCCGCGGCGCTCACTGAGGTACTCAATGTACTGCCCGTATTAGCCAAACGATTGGGCATGAAACCTTATTTGTTTGGATTACTGCTCGCCATGATTTTGGGCAAAATGACAGGTTCCCTGTTTGATTTTTTTATATATCAGCGGTAA
- the sigF gene encoding RNA polymerase sporulation sigma factor SigF yields the protein MDAEVKPSSQTYLDDAEVKRLIALSQSGDHVSRDTLVNCNIRLVWSVVQRFMNRGYDPEDLFQIGCIGLLKSVDKFDLSYDVKFSTYAVPMIIGEIQRFLRDDGTLKVSRSLKEMANKVRKKRDELSKHLDRLPTIKEVAAELGVTPEEVVFAQEANKPPTSIHETVFENDGDPITLMDQIADESQERWFDKLALNEAIGGLSERERLIVYLRYYRDQTQSEVASRLGISQVQVSRLEKKILQSIRDQIAQ from the coding sequence ATGGATGCTGAAGTGAAACCATCTTCACAGACCTATTTGGACGATGCCGAGGTCAAACGGCTGATTGCGCTCAGTCAGTCGGGTGACCATGTTTCACGGGATACGCTGGTGAACTGCAACATCAGACTCGTCTGGTCCGTCGTACAGCGTTTTATGAACAGGGGATATGATCCGGAAGATCTGTTCCAGATTGGTTGTATCGGTCTGCTCAAGTCAGTAGACAAATTTGATCTCAGTTATGACGTGAAGTTCTCAACCTACGCGGTACCGATGATCATCGGAGAAATCCAGCGATTCCTGCGGGATGATGGTACCCTGAAGGTCAGTCGTTCACTGAAAGAGATGGCAAATAAAGTCCGCAAAAAAAGGGACGAACTGTCCAAACATCTTGATCGTTTACCAACGATTAAGGAAGTTGCCGCAGAGCTGGGAGTAACCCCGGAGGAAGTTGTATTTGCCCAGGAAGCGAACAAACCACCGACCTCCATCCATGAGACGGTATTTGAGAATGATGGTGATCCCATCACGTTAATGGATCAGATTGCCGACGAGTCTCAGGAACGTTGGTTTGACAAGCTGGCCCTGAACGAAGCGATCGGTGGTCTCAGTGAGCGGGAGCGGTTAATCGTTTATCTTAGGTATTACCGGGATCAAACCCAGTCCGAGGTTGCCAGCAGATTGGGAATATCTCAGGTGCAGGTATCACGTCTGGAGAAAAAAATACTGCAATCCATCCGCGACCAGATCGCGCAGTGA
- a CDS encoding peptidylprolyl isomerase encodes MAKQAKIKLANGGEVLIDLFDQEAPNTVANFEKLANSGFYNGLTFHRVIPGFVAQGGCPNGSGAGGPGYTINCEINPNKHERGTLAMAHAGRNTGGSQFYICYQPQPHLDGQHTVFGKVTKGMEFVDALEGKDKMETVEVVEA; translated from the coding sequence ATGGCGAAACAAGCGAAAATTAAATTGGCAAACGGCGGAGAAGTTCTGATCGATCTGTTCGATCAAGAAGCTCCAAACACAGTAGCAAACTTTGAGAAACTGGCTAACTCCGGTTTCTACAATGGTCTTACATTCCACCGCGTTATCCCGGGCTTTGTAGCTCAAGGCGGATGCCCTAACGGTTCCGGTGCAGGTGGCCCAGGTTACACAATCAACTGTGAAATTAACCCGAACAAACATGAGCGCGGAACACTTGCTATGGCACATGCTGGCCGTAACACAGGTGGAAGCCAGTTCTACATCTGCTACCAACCGCAACCACATTTGGATGGACAACATACTGTATTTGGTAAAGTAACTAAAGGTATGGAGTTCGTGGACGCTTTAGAAGGTAAAGACAAAATGGAAACTGTTGAAGTTGTAGAAGCTTAA
- the ribD gene encoding bifunctional diaminohydroxyphosphoribosylaminopyrimidine deaminase/5-amino-6-(5-phosphoribosylamino)uracil reductase RibD, whose translation MEMINDEFYMALALDMAERAQGQTGINPVVGCVVVKEGRIVGLGSHLKRGTGHAEVHALNMAGSDAEGSTVYVTLEPCSHYGKTPPCSERLIHEKVKRVVVCCEDPNPQVSGRGISMLRQQGIEVEVGVLRERGRRMNEKFIKFITTGLPFVTLKTATTLDGKIATRSGDSKWISNEPAREIVHALRHRHQGIMVGVDTVIADNPELTTRLQVEGISPVRIVVDSKLRLPVGAKMVKDGLAPTWVLTTDEASPEAAERLEAYGVEIIRCGPGPRVDLLSGLSKLGERDIGSILLEGGGTLNGAMLEARLVDRLLMFIAPKIVGGYDTPGSFRFEGVERMNQAIQLNQLEIEQVGDNISIGGIPVWPE comes from the coding sequence TTGGAAATGATCAATGATGAATTTTATATGGCACTGGCATTGGATATGGCGGAACGAGCACAGGGACAGACGGGGATTAATCCGGTCGTTGGATGTGTAGTTGTGAAAGAGGGTCGTATTGTAGGCCTGGGAAGCCATCTGAAACGTGGAACCGGTCATGCAGAGGTGCATGCACTTAACATGGCAGGCAGTGATGCAGAAGGAAGTACGGTATACGTTACACTTGAGCCTTGTAGTCATTATGGCAAGACGCCACCTTGTAGTGAACGCCTGATTCATGAAAAGGTGAAACGTGTTGTGGTATGTTGTGAAGATCCAAATCCGCAAGTATCCGGCAGGGGCATCAGCATGCTTCGTCAACAAGGCATTGAAGTTGAAGTTGGCGTACTGCGTGAACGTGGAAGACGCATGAATGAAAAATTCATTAAATTTATTACAACGGGTTTACCTTTTGTGACACTGAAGACGGCTACTACTTTGGATGGCAAAATTGCTACGCGCAGCGGAGACAGCAAGTGGATCTCCAACGAGCCTGCTCGTGAGATTGTGCATGCCCTTCGTCATCGTCACCAAGGCATTATGGTTGGCGTCGACACGGTGATTGCCGATAATCCGGAGCTTACAACCCGTTTGCAAGTCGAAGGCATTAGTCCAGTGCGCATTGTAGTGGATTCCAAGTTACGTCTTCCCGTAGGTGCCAAAATGGTTAAGGATGGTCTTGCTCCAACATGGGTGTTGACAACAGACGAAGCCAGTCCTGAAGCTGCTGAACGTTTGGAAGCCTACGGCGTCGAGATTATACGCTGTGGTCCTGGACCACGTGTGGATCTGTTGAGCGGACTTAGCAAGTTGGGTGAACGTGATATAGGTTCGATTTTGCTTGAAGGTGGAGGCACCTTGAATGGAGCCATGTTGGAGGCACGGTTGGTTGATCGACTGCTCATGTTTATCGCTCCGAAGATTGTAGGCGGTTATGATACACCTGGAAGCTTCCGCTTCGAGGGTGTGGAACGTATGAATCAGGCGATTCAATTGAATCAGTTGGAGATCGAACAAGTTGGAGATAATATCAGCATTGGTGGTATTCCGGTGTGGCCTGAATAA
- a CDS encoding D-alanyl-D-alanine carboxypeptidase family protein: MASTALAEETPKAAGGTDLAPSARSAILMDADTGTVIYEKNSHDQLPPASITKIMTMLLTIEAIDSGKLKLTDKVRTSEYAASMGGSQIFLEPGEEMTVDDMLKGIAMASGNDASVAMAEKIAGSEEAFVQLMNERAKELGMKDTHFANCNGLPVDNHYSSAHDIAVMSRELLKHSGITKYTGAYQDYLRKDTEKPFWLVNTNKLVRFYEGADGLKTGYTSEAKFCLSATASKDGLRVVSVVLGEPNTKTRNSEVSSMFDYAFSQYTMKALYKAGDLLGSLKIEKGEVAELPLNATQNYSVLMRKGAKSNDIRHELLVAKELKAPIKAGQSIGKLVVYQGNDVIKEFDIQAPQDVNKAGWWKLFKRTTSNLFD, from the coding sequence ATGGCATCAACAGCATTGGCTGAAGAAACACCGAAGGCAGCGGGAGGAACTGATCTGGCCCCGTCGGCGCGCTCTGCGATATTAATGGATGCAGATACGGGAACGGTTATTTATGAGAAAAACAGTCATGATCAGCTGCCTCCAGCGAGCATTACAAAGATTATGACCATGCTACTTACGATCGAAGCGATCGACTCAGGCAAGCTGAAGCTGACGGACAAAGTAAGAACAAGCGAGTATGCAGCTTCCATGGGCGGTTCGCAGATCTTCCTGGAGCCTGGGGAAGAAATGACGGTAGATGATATGTTAAAAGGGATCGCGATGGCTTCGGGCAATGATGCCTCGGTAGCGATGGCTGAGAAGATCGCTGGCTCGGAAGAAGCCTTTGTACAGCTGATGAATGAGCGTGCGAAGGAGCTTGGCATGAAGGATACTCATTTTGCCAACTGTAACGGCCTGCCGGTCGATAATCATTATTCTTCCGCCCATGACATTGCCGTCATGAGCCGTGAACTGTTGAAGCATTCCGGGATTACGAAGTACACCGGTGCATATCAGGATTACCTTCGCAAAGATACGGAAAAGCCATTCTGGCTGGTGAATACAAACAAGCTGGTTCGTTTTTATGAAGGGGCAGATGGTTTGAAAACAGGTTACACATCCGAAGCGAAATTCTGCTTGTCCGCAACAGCGTCCAAAGATGGACTGCGTGTCGTTTCCGTGGTACTCGGTGAACCAAATACCAAAACACGGAACAGTGAAGTGTCTTCGATGTTTGACTATGCGTTTAGTCAATATACGATGAAGGCGCTCTACAAGGCAGGGGATCTGCTGGGAAGTCTGAAGATCGAAAAAGGTGAAGTTGCCGAATTGCCTCTGAATGCCACGCAAAATTATAGTGTGCTGATGCGTAAAGGAGCCAAATCCAATGACATTCGGCATGAATTGCTGGTCGCCAAAGAATTGAAAGCTCCGATCAAGGCCGGGCAAAGTATAGGTAAACTGGTGGTTTACCAGGGCAACGACGTCATTAAGGAGTTCGACATTCAGGCTCCGCAGGATGTGAATAAGGCTGGCTGGTGGAAGCTGTTCAAGCGGACAACGTCCAACCTGTTTGACTAA